The Neorhodopirellula lusitana sequence CCATAAAGCTTCTTCGCTTTCTCACGTTGTTCGCCACGCAACTTCGTGCGAGCCAAGAAAACAGCCCGTGCAATCGGCGCCATCGAAGTCGGAAACACCGACGCGTCGTACTGATAGTCCAATCGATCCAGCACCCGCAACACCTCGTCAGGACAACTGAATCCAGGACCTCGAAAGCCAACCGGATGGATCCCCGTCTTGGCGAGAATCCGATCGTGCGTGACTTCAATCTCATCTTGAATCTCTTGATCGGCCATGGTGTGCAACCACGGAAGATGATTCAGCGAATGATTTCCCGGCTCCCAGTTGGACAAGCGGTCGAACATCTCAATCGCTGAGACATCTTCATCACGCAACAAATCGCGTCCAACCAAAAACACCGTCAGCGGCAAACCCAGCTCGCCGAGTAGATTCACGATTCGCTCAATCGCTATCTCAAAATAGCTATCGCACGCTTCCCAGTCCTCACGTCCAGCAGCACGCAAGTACGCCCACTTATTGTCTAGATCCAGTGACAAACTTGCCGATGGACGACCGCTCATGATCCGTGACCTACACCCGATCCCGCACTGCCACCGACAACCGAAGCAATCGCTGCAATGGCCCCATCCGCAGACTTGCGAGGCGTGTACGCCGACGCAGCCTCGCGAGCATTCTGACGCATCAAAACAAGTTGTTCATCGGAAGCACGAAAGTACCCGTCCAACGCCCGTGACAAAGAACTCGTATGGTCCTGGTCCGGGCATAACGGGTCGTATTGCCAACCCGTTTCATTGTCACGAACCAAAGTTGTCACCGCTTGAGCGTACACACTCCCGATCACGGGCATCGCAGCGTGCATTCCTTCGTTAACGACCAACAACCATTCATCAGCCAAAGTCGGTGCCACGATTGC is a genomic window containing:
- a CDS encoding polysaccharide deacetylase family protein, with the translated sequence MSGRPSASLSLDLDNKWAYLRAAGREDWEACDSYFEIAIERIVNLLGELGLPLTVFLVGRDLLRDEDVSAIEMFDRLSNWEPGNHSLNHLPWLHTMADQEIQDEIEVTHDRILAKTGIHPVGFRGPGFSCPDEVLRVLDRLDYQYDASVFPTSMAPIARAVFLARTKLRGEQREKAKKLYGGFAAMRNPNQPYMRTLASVGNADGTNMWEVPVTVLPILRTPVHFSYLNFVAQSSVPLAKTYFRMALATCRRLGVTPSLLLHPPDFLGCEDDTDMAYFPGMKMRAAAKLEFMRWALALFAKQFDVKTMFDQVSQLDPTLKRPPKLMASQRPVVSLSSSLNPDVLL